A region from the Fusarium graminearum PH-1 chromosome 4, whole genome shotgun sequence genome encodes:
- a CDS encoding proteasome component PRE6, protein MASGYDRALSVFSPDGHVFQVEYAGEAVKRGTCAVGVKGTDVVVLGCEKRSAMKLQDTRITPSKIQLLDHHVALAFAGLNADARILVDKARLEAQSHRLSVEDPVTIDYITKYVAGVQQRYTQAGGVRPFGISTLIVGFDHGSDVPRLYQTEPSGIYSAWKANAIGRSSKTVREFLERNYKEDMNREATIRLAIKSLLEVVQTGAKNIEISLMAPGATIETLPTSEIEGYVKEIEQEKQEEAAKKKTGRTPGTGSAAILTRSQDDSAAE, encoded by the exons ATGGCTTCCGGATACGACAGAGCTCTGTCGG TTTTCAG TCCCGACGGTCACGTTTTCCAAGTCGAATACGCCGGTGAAGCTGTCAAGCGAG GAACATGTGCTGTCGGTGTCAAAGGTACCGATGTTGTCGTGCTAGGATGCGAGAAGCGCTCGGCTATGAAGTTGCAAGATACTCGCATTACGCCCTCCAAGATTCAACTTCTCGATCACCACGTCGCTCTAGCCTTCGCTGGCTTAAACGCAGACGCTCGTATCCTCGTCGACAAGGCGCGGTTAGAGGCCCAGTCCCATCGTCTCTCAGTCGAAGACCCCGTTACCATCGATTACATCACCAAATATGTCGCTGGTGTTCAGCAACGATACACCCAGGCTGGTGGAGTCCGACCATTCGGCATTAGCACTCTCATTGTAGGCTTCGACCACGGCAGCGACGTGCCCCGACTTTACCAGACCGAGCCTTCTGGTATCTACTCTGCATG GAAAGCGAATGCTATCGGACGCTCAAGCAAGACGGTCCGCGAGTTCCTCGAGCGAAATTACAAGGAGGATATGAACCGAGAGGCAACCATTCGACTGGCCATCAAGTCGCTGCTTGAGGTCGTCCAAACTGGAGCCAAGAACATCGAGATCTCCCTGATGGCGCCTGGTGCTACTATTGAGACACTGCCCACATCGGAGATCGAGGGTTACGTCAAGGAGATCGAGcaggagaagcaggaggaggctgccaagaagaagacgggcCGAACTCCTGGAACTGGCAGTGCTGCCATCCTGACTAGATCTCAAGATGACTCTGCTGCGGAATAA